From Streptomyces chrestomyceticus JCM 4735, one genomic window encodes:
- a CDS encoding AraC family transcriptional regulator, translated as MPVFRHHPPHVTTVTRFLPQGAEVTPHHHDVHQIVYAGRGVLTVTTDAGSWVTPATRAIWIPAGTVHEHRAHGDTDLHTVGVPLDADPLGLDRPAVLAVGPLLRELIIAYSGTGSRRTEEARRLLTVLLDQLRHTPLQALHLPRARDPRLAAVCAALRADPADPRPLAALGAAAGASERTLARLFRAELGMTFPQWRTQLRLHHALVLLTQDGPALSVTAIAHRCGWASASAFIDAFRRSFGHTPGAHRALAGPATTPATAAARTRSRPRRSASP; from the coding sequence ATGCCGGTTTTCCGCCATCATCCGCCGCACGTCACGACCGTCACCCGTTTCCTGCCGCAGGGTGCGGAGGTGACGCCCCACCACCACGACGTCCACCAGATCGTCTACGCGGGGCGCGGCGTGCTCACCGTGACCACGGACGCCGGGAGCTGGGTCACCCCGGCCACCCGCGCCATCTGGATTCCGGCCGGGACGGTGCACGAGCACCGGGCGCACGGGGACACCGACCTGCACACCGTCGGCGTACCGCTGGACGCCGACCCGCTGGGCCTGGACCGGCCCGCCGTCCTGGCGGTCGGCCCGCTGCTGCGCGAGCTGATCATCGCGTACAGCGGTACGGGCAGCCGCCGTACGGAGGAGGCGCGGCGCCTGCTGACCGTACTCCTCGACCAGCTCCGTCACACGCCGCTCCAGGCCCTGCACCTGCCCCGGGCCCGCGACCCGAGGCTGGCGGCGGTCTGCGCGGCGCTGCGCGCGGACCCGGCCGATCCGCGCCCGCTCGCCGCCCTGGGCGCGGCGGCCGGGGCGAGCGAGCGGACCCTCGCCCGCCTCTTCCGCGCCGAACTGGGCATGACCTTTCCCCAGTGGCGTACGCAGTTGCGCCTGCACCACGCGCTGGTGCTGCTGACGCAGGACGGCCCGGCGCTGTCCGTGACCGCGATCGCGCATCGCTGCGGCTGGGCCTCGGCCAGCGCCTTCATCGATGCCTTCCGCCGGTCGTTCGGACACACGCCGGGCGCCCACCGGGCTCTCGCCGGCCCGGCTACAACACCAGCGACAGCAGCAGCACGCACACGATCCCGACCACGGAGATCAGCGTCTCCATGA
- a CDS encoding gluconate:H+ symporter yields the protein MTHLSVEMLAADATEPITSAGHAQLGIAVLAGIAVIVLLITKFKLHAFLSLIIGSLVLGAVAGAPLDKAIASFSSGLGSTVAGTGILIALGAILGKLLADSGGADQIVDTILAKASGRVMPWAMVLIAGIVGLPIFFEVGIVLLIPVVLLVVKRGNFSLMRIGIPALAGLSVMHGLIPPHPGPLAAIAALDANLGVTLALGVVVAIPTAIVAGPLFSRYAARWVDIQPPEKMVPERASGELDKRPGFGITVATVLLPVVMMLAKALVDVVVDDKGTTVQRVFDVVGSPLIALLTAVIVGMFTLGRSAGFTKGRIATTVEKSLAPIAGVLLIVGAGGGFKQTLVDAGVGQMILELSKDWNISTLLLAWLIAVAIRLATGSATVATISAAGLVAPLTADMSTTHTALLVLAVGAGSLFFSHVNDAGFWMVKEYFGMNVGQTLKTWSLMETLISVVGIVCVLLLSLVL from the coding sequence GTGACACATCTCAGCGTCGAGATGCTGGCAGCGGATGCGACCGAGCCGATCACCTCGGCCGGTCACGCGCAGCTCGGCATCGCCGTCCTCGCGGGCATCGCCGTCATCGTCCTGCTCATCACCAAGTTCAAGCTGCACGCCTTCCTGTCCCTGATCATCGGCTCGCTGGTGCTGGGCGCGGTGGCGGGCGCGCCGCTGGACAAGGCCATCGCCAGCTTCTCGTCCGGCCTGGGCAGTACGGTCGCGGGCACCGGCATCCTGATCGCGCTGGGCGCGATCCTCGGCAAACTGCTCGCCGACTCCGGGGGCGCCGACCAGATCGTGGACACGATCCTGGCGAAGGCGAGCGGGCGGGTGATGCCCTGGGCGATGGTGCTGATCGCCGGCATCGTCGGCCTGCCGATCTTCTTCGAGGTCGGCATCGTGCTGCTGATCCCGGTGGTGCTGCTGGTCGTCAAGCGCGGCAACTTCTCCCTGATGCGCATCGGCATCCCGGCGCTGGCCGGCCTGTCCGTCATGCACGGCCTGATCCCGCCGCACCCCGGCCCGCTGGCCGCCATCGCCGCGCTCGACGCCAACCTGGGTGTCACCCTGGCGCTCGGTGTGGTCGTCGCGATTCCGACGGCGATCGTCGCCGGTCCGCTGTTCTCCCGCTACGCCGCCCGCTGGGTCGACATCCAGCCGCCGGAGAAGATGGTCCCCGAGCGGGCCAGCGGCGAGCTGGACAAGCGCCCCGGCTTCGGGATCACCGTCGCCACCGTGCTGCTGCCCGTCGTGATGATGCTGGCCAAGGCCCTGGTGGACGTCGTCGTGGACGACAAGGGCACCACGGTTCAGCGCGTCTTCGACGTGGTCGGCTCGCCGCTGATCGCGCTGCTCACCGCCGTCATCGTCGGCATGTTCACGCTGGGCCGGTCGGCCGGGTTCACCAAGGGCCGGATCGCCACCACCGTCGAGAAGTCCCTGGCCCCGATCGCCGGTGTGCTGCTGATCGTGGGCGCGGGCGGCGGCTTCAAGCAGACCCTGGTGGACGCGGGCGTCGGCCAGATGATCCTGGAGCTGTCCAAGGACTGGAACATCTCCACGCTGCTGCTGGCCTGGCTGATCGCGGTCGCGATCCGGCTGGCGACCGGCTCGGCGACGGTGGCCACCATCTCCGCCGCGGGCCTGGTGGCGCCGCTCACCGCGGACATGTCCACCACCCACACCGCCCTGCTCGTCCTCGCCGTCGGCGCCGGTTCGCTGTTCTTCAGCCACGTCAACGACGCGGGCTTCTGGATGGTGAAGGAGTACTTCGGCATGAACGTCGGCCAGACGCTCAAGACCTGGTCGCTCATGGAGACGCTGATCTCCGTGGTCGGGATCGTGTGCGTGCTGCTGCTGTCGCTGGTGTTGTAG
- a CDS encoding gluconokinase, whose translation MSIPHVIVVMGVAGTGKTTIGPLVAADLDVPYAEGDDFHPPANIAKMSAGTPLDDADRWPWLDAIGAWAHDRAGQGGVVSSSALKRAYRDRLRAAAPGVVFLHLTGDRSLIESRMAERKGHFMPTALLDSQFATLEPLGADEAGVAVDVSGTPQEIAGRAVEALRQYDTGRPAPA comes from the coding sequence ATGAGCATCCCCCACGTCATCGTCGTGATGGGCGTGGCCGGCACCGGCAAGACGACGATCGGGCCGCTGGTGGCCGCCGACCTTGATGTCCCCTACGCCGAGGGCGACGACTTCCATCCCCCGGCCAACATCGCCAAGATGTCCGCCGGTACCCCGCTCGACGACGCCGACCGCTGGCCGTGGCTGGACGCCATCGGCGCCTGGGCGCACGACCGCGCGGGTCAGGGCGGTGTGGTCAGCAGCTCGGCGCTCAAGCGCGCCTACCGCGACCGCCTGCGGGCCGCCGCGCCCGGCGTCGTCTTCCTGCACCTGACCGGCGACCGCTCGCTGATCGAGTCCCGGATGGCCGAGCGCAAGGGCCACTTCATGCCCACCGCGCTGCTGGACTCCCAGTTCGCCACCCTGGAGCCGCTCGGCGCGGACGAGGCGGGCGTCGCCGTCGACGTGTCCGGCACTCCGCAGGAGATCGCCGGGCGGGCCGTCGAGGCGCTGCGCCAGTACGACACCGGCCGGCCCGCCCCCGCCTGA
- a CDS encoding FadR/GntR family transcriptional regulator, with amino-acid sequence MENQGAGQGLHARVLESLGPAITAGEYPPGTILRTDELEERFEVSRTVIREAIRVLESMHLVASRRRVGVTVRPAEEWNVYDPRVIGWRLAGPDRPRQLRSLTVLRSAVEPVAAGLAARHATPAQCAELAEHAMGMVATSRGQQLDAYLVHDTAFHRIVLTASGNEMFARLGDVVAAVLTGRTHHHVMFTDPDPAAVTLHVQVAEAVRVGDADRAEALTREITVGAMAELDVLAP; translated from the coding sequence ATGGAGAACCAGGGGGCGGGGCAGGGGCTGCACGCGCGGGTACTGGAGTCCCTGGGACCCGCCATCACCGCGGGCGAGTACCCGCCGGGCACGATCTTGCGCACCGACGAGCTGGAAGAGCGCTTCGAGGTGTCCCGCACGGTCATCCGCGAGGCGATACGGGTCCTGGAGTCCATGCACCTGGTCGCCTCGCGCCGCCGGGTCGGCGTGACCGTGCGCCCCGCCGAGGAGTGGAACGTCTACGACCCGCGCGTCATCGGCTGGCGGCTGGCCGGCCCGGACCGCCCCCGGCAGCTCCGCTCGCTGACCGTGCTGCGCTCCGCCGTCGAACCGGTCGCCGCGGGCCTGGCCGCCCGGCACGCCACCCCCGCCCAGTGCGCCGAGCTGGCCGAGCACGCCATGGGCATGGTCGCCACCTCGCGCGGCCAGCAGCTCGACGCGTACCTGGTGCACGACACGGCCTTCCACCGCATCGTGCTGACCGCCTCCGGCAACGAGATGTTCGCCCGGCTCGGCGACGTGGTGGCCGCCGTCCTCACCGGCCGCACCCACCACCACGTCATGTTCACCGACCCCGACCCGGCCGCGGTGACCCTGCACGTCCAGGTCGCCGAGGCGGTACGGGTCGGCGACGCGGACCGCGCCGAGGCGCTGACCCGCGAGATCACCGTGGGCGCCATGGCCGAACTGGACGTCCTGGCGCCGTGA
- a CDS encoding alpha-keto acid decarboxylase family protein, whose translation MSDTPSDIGPQATTPQAATARITVADYLLRRLRELDIEHLFGVPGDYNLGFLDQVTAFPGLAWVGTCNELDAAYAADGYARLRGAAALVTTFGVGELSAVNGVAGAYAERVPVVAVTGMPATEVAAAGRPVHHTLMDGEYGHFGRMFAEVTVARADLTAENAPAEIDRVLRVMWRERRPVHLNLPTDVVLARVPAPDGPLIVPDGPADPGLLREFLDGCARMLDGARSVTVLAGHEAERFGLRGPLAGLLAAAPVRSAVFSSGKGVLDETAPGFVGSYAGEISDKRARAAVEDADCLILVGAPVSDSVTGGFSHHFAPERTIELRPGRASAGRGVFEGIAMADAVGGLAGLLRDAELPEPEGYGESFSYPEAGEGRGELTQRQLWAQVGGFLPAGSVLVAEQGTAFYGAQEVPLPADGRFVGQPLWGSIGYTLPATLGTELAAPDRRSVLVIGDGSLQLTAQELGTMARYGAAPVVVVVNNDGYTVERAIHGATAPYNDIAAWDYTALPAAFGAGPGTVAVRVGTPAELADALALAARTPDELVLIEAVLPREDAPELLTALAQRFAEQNAYGD comes from the coding sequence ATGTCGGACACCCCCTCGGACATCGGCCCGCAGGCCACCACCCCCCAGGCCGCGACCGCTCGGATCACCGTCGCCGACTATCTGCTCCGCAGGCTGCGCGAGCTGGACATCGAACATCTCTTCGGCGTCCCCGGTGACTACAACCTCGGCTTCCTCGACCAGGTGACCGCCTTCCCCGGCCTCGCCTGGGTCGGCACCTGCAACGAACTGGACGCCGCCTACGCCGCCGACGGCTACGCCCGGCTGCGCGGCGCCGCCGCCCTCGTCACCACCTTCGGTGTCGGCGAACTGTCGGCCGTCAACGGTGTGGCCGGCGCCTACGCCGAACGGGTGCCGGTCGTCGCCGTCACCGGGATGCCCGCCACCGAGGTCGCCGCGGCCGGCCGCCCCGTGCATCACACCCTGATGGACGGCGAGTACGGGCACTTCGGCCGGATGTTCGCCGAGGTGACGGTGGCCCGTGCCGATCTGACCGCGGAGAACGCCCCGGCCGAGATCGACCGCGTACTGCGGGTCATGTGGCGGGAGCGCCGGCCGGTGCATCTGAATCTGCCCACGGACGTCGTACTGGCCCGGGTGCCGGCGCCGGACGGGCCGCTGATCGTGCCGGACGGGCCCGCCGACCCGGGGCTGCTGCGGGAGTTTCTCGACGGCTGCGCCCGGATGCTGGACGGGGCGCGCAGCGTCACCGTGCTGGCCGGGCACGAGGCCGAACGGTTCGGGCTGCGCGGGCCGCTCGCCGGTCTGCTCGCCGCCGCGCCGGTCCGGTCCGCCGTGTTCTCCAGCGGGAAGGGCGTACTGGACGAGACCGCTCCCGGGTTCGTCGGCTCCTACGCCGGGGAGATCAGCGACAAGCGGGCCCGGGCGGCCGTCGAGGACGCGGACTGTCTGATCCTGGTCGGCGCACCGGTCTCGGACAGCGTGACCGGCGGCTTCAGCCACCACTTCGCGCCGGAGCGGACCATCGAGCTGCGTCCTGGGCGCGCCTCGGCGGGACGCGGGGTGTTCGAGGGGATAGCCATGGCGGATGCCGTCGGCGGGCTGGCCGGGCTGCTGCGGGATGCGGAGCTGCCGGAGCCCGAGGGGTACGGGGAGTCCTTCTCGTATCCGGAGGCTGGGGAGGGGCGGGGTGAGCTGACGCAGCGTCAACTGTGGGCACAGGTCGGGGGGTTCCTGCCCGCCGGGAGTGTGCTGGTCGCGGAGCAGGGGACCGCGTTCTACGGTGCGCAGGAGGTGCCGCTGCCCGCGGACGGGCGGTTCGTCGGGCAGCCGCTGTGGGGGTCGATCGGCTACACCCTGCCGGCCACCCTCGGTACCGAACTGGCCGCGCCGGACCGGCGTTCGGTGCTGGTGATCGGGGACGGTTCCCTCCAGCTCACCGCGCAGGAGCTGGGCACCATGGCCCGCTACGGCGCGGCCCCGGTGGTGGTCGTCGTCAACAACGACGGCTACACGGTCGAGCGCGCCATCCACGGCGCCACCGCCCCGTACAACGACATCGCCGCCTGGGACTACACCGCCCTGCCCGCCGCCTTCGGCGCGGGCCCCGGCACGGTCGCGGTGCGCGTCGGGACCCCCGCCGAGCTGGCGGACGCGCTGGCGCTGGCCGCCCGTACGCCGGACGAACTGGTGCTGATCGAGGCGGTCCTGCCGCGCGAGGACGCGCCGGAGCTGCTCACCGCGCTGGCGCAGCGGTTCGCGGAGCAGAACGCCTACGGGGACTGA
- a CDS encoding L,D-transpeptidase family protein, with amino-acid sequence MHKGRAVAAGLLVLAVTTGCKTITITPNGGLPPSTAPAPSMPGRADVLPAQTAHKELPRRAQATKAPRRTAKPVLAQGSRGPRVRELQARLAQLSLFRRKPTGFYGRQTAASVAAFQRKRGLPCTGTLDRATWHALHSSTRPPTRAETHPHTKKTAKKPTRKPAKKRVPRPDARCMTGRVLCISKRSNTLTWMVDGKVRSTMDVRFGAQYTPTREGTFRIAFKSRSHVSSIYHTPMPYAMFFSGGQAVHYSPDFAAHGYQGASHGCVNVRHKSRIAALFQQVTPGDKVVIYK; translated from the coding sequence GTGCACAAGGGACGTGCGGTGGCCGCGGGGCTGCTGGTGCTGGCCGTGACGACCGGCTGCAAGACCATCACGATCACCCCGAACGGCGGACTCCCCCCGTCGACGGCTCCCGCGCCGTCCATGCCGGGACGGGCGGACGTGCTGCCCGCACAGACGGCGCACAAGGAGCTCCCCAGACGCGCACAGGCCACCAAAGCCCCTCGCCGCACCGCGAAGCCGGTGCTGGCCCAGGGCTCCCGTGGCCCCCGCGTGCGCGAACTTCAAGCCCGTCTGGCCCAGTTGTCACTCTTCCGCCGTAAGCCCACCGGCTTCTACGGCCGGCAGACCGCGGCCTCCGTCGCGGCGTTCCAGCGCAAGCGGGGTCTGCCGTGCACGGGGACCCTGGACCGCGCCACCTGGCACGCCCTCCACTCCAGCACCCGCCCGCCGACCCGCGCCGAGACGCACCCGCACACCAAGAAGACCGCGAAGAAACCCACCCGCAAGCCCGCCAAGAAACGAGTCCCCCGCCCCGACGCCCGCTGCATGACGGGCCGTGTGCTGTGCATCAGCAAGCGGAGCAACACGCTCACCTGGATGGTGGACGGCAAGGTCCGCTCGACGATGGACGTCCGCTTCGGCGCCCAGTACACGCCGACCCGGGAGGGCACGTTCCGCATCGCCTTCAAGAGCCGCAGCCACGTGTCGTCGATCTACCACACCCCCATGCCGTACGCGATGTTCTTCAGTGGCGGCCAGGCCGTCCACTACTCCCCCGACTTCGCCGCCCACGGCTACCAGGGCGCCTCCCACGGCTGCGTGAACGTCCGCCACAAATCAAGAATCGCCGCCCTGTTCCAGCAGGTGACCCCAGGCGACAAGGTAGTCATCTACAAATAA
- a CDS encoding RNA polymerase sigma factor has product MRGDDIQPDDGRLTVAVQAAQGGDEAAFRTVYRAVHPRLIGYVRTLVGEADAEDVASEAWLQITRDLDRFSGDADRFRGWAARIARNRALDHIRMRGRRPAAGGDETELADKPGASDTADEAMEALGTHHTFRLISRLPQDQAEAVVLRVVVGLDAKSAAGVLGKRPGAVRTAAHRGLRRLADLLGAGPENGGGAGPGTDGGPAEGVPAQGGGRGASAAESYVPGVTETAARTQKDM; this is encoded by the coding sequence GTGCGAGGGGATGACATTCAGCCGGACGACGGCCGGCTGACGGTCGCCGTACAGGCGGCGCAGGGCGGCGACGAAGCGGCGTTCCGTACCGTCTACCGTGCCGTGCATCCCCGGCTTATCGGATATGTACGGACGTTGGTGGGCGAGGCGGACGCCGAGGACGTGGCCTCCGAGGCATGGCTCCAGATCACCCGCGACCTCGACCGCTTCAGCGGCGACGCCGACCGGTTCCGGGGCTGGGCCGCACGGATAGCCCGCAACCGGGCCCTGGACCACATACGGATGCGCGGACGCCGCCCCGCGGCCGGCGGCGACGAGACCGAACTGGCCGACAAACCGGGCGCCTCGGACACCGCCGACGAGGCCATGGAAGCCCTCGGCACCCACCACACCTTCCGCCTCATCTCCCGCCTCCCGCAGGACCAGGCCGAAGCCGTCGTGCTGCGCGTGGTGGTCGGCCTGGACGCCAAGAGCGCGGCCGGAGTCCTGGGTAAACGGCCCGGCGCCGTACGGACCGCCGCCCATCGCGGCCTGCGGCGGCTCGCCGACCTGCTCGGAGCCGGACCCGAGAACGGCGGCGGCGCCGGGCCCGGCACGGACGGCGGACCCGCGGAAGGAGTGCCCGCACAGGGCGGCGGACGGGGTGCGAGCGCGGCGGAATCGTACGTACCGGGTGTGACGGAAACGGCCGCACGAACGCAGAAGGACATGTGA
- a CDS encoding Uma2 family endonuclease — MTALPDWMRPPRAEGWFAEDLDHLPEAPRHTELIDGALVFMMSPQRSWHGRLITALTTTLMAQAPAGVEVEREMTIRLDARNRPEPDLLLTDLPYDPDRTWYAPEAVQLVVEVVSPESAHRDRTVKLRKYAEAGIPHYWCIEEEDNSPIVHVYELDEPTGVYAPAGIFRGSLRRPVPFEISLDLDKLTPLRNV, encoded by the coding sequence ATGACCGCACTGCCCGACTGGATGCGCCCGCCACGCGCGGAAGGCTGGTTCGCGGAGGACCTGGATCACCTCCCCGAGGCACCGCGTCACACCGAGTTGATCGACGGAGCCCTCGTATTCATGATGTCGCCCCAGCGGTCCTGGCACGGCCGGCTCATCACCGCCCTGACCACCACCCTCATGGCTCAGGCGCCGGCCGGCGTCGAGGTCGAACGGGAAATGACGATCCGCCTCGATGCCCGGAACCGCCCCGAGCCGGACCTCTTGCTGACGGATCTGCCCTACGACCCCGACCGCACCTGGTACGCCCCCGAAGCCGTGCAGCTCGTCGTGGAAGTCGTCTCCCCCGAGTCGGCCCACCGCGACCGCACGGTCAAGCTCCGCAAATACGCAGAGGCCGGGATCCCGCACTACTGGTGCATCGAGGAAGAGGACAATTCCCCCATCGTCCATGTGTACGAGCTCGACGAGCCTACGGGTGTCTACGCGCCCGCCGGAATCTTCCGAGGCTCGCTTCGGCGCCCGGTGCCCTTCGAGATCAGTCTCGACCTCGACAAGCTCACACCTCTCCGGAACGTCTGA
- a CDS encoding beta-N-acetylhexosaminidase — protein sequence MRTGKLAASITAGVTAALTALSVAGCSNSGGTPPKGDGGSASAAPTPTWDPVQGPPRTVPAVQKFSAADGRGWRPAKTARVVVPAGEKSPVADEARRFAQELGGLRTVWGKQTVRPGDVELRLSGGEDAARREDNAPVYDTAEEAYTLTARGTRLTLTAPTDAGIFNATRTVLQSVRTSGGVPEGTVEDRPDRAQRGFMLDIARKHFDVGWIEDRIRDLAGLKLNQLQLHFSDDQAFRIESEKHPEIVSEDHLTKDQVRHLVDLARGLHITVIPEIDSPGHLGAVLKAHPDLQLRSADGRTQRGAMDISQPGAAEIVDDLLREYAPLFPGKHWHLGGDEYRALADRSPAENYPQLARAARDKYGADATIEDLATGWLNDRDKTVRAAGAKQVEAWNDGYFRNTDVAPDSGRTVAYWTGKEIGAREPDEYLRENRKVVNLNDEYLYYVLGEPNNMPYPTGERIYTQWTPGVLRGTKPVPQSQSGPDRVLGARLAVWCDLAGEQTQQQVADGIRLPLRALAQKVWDRRDPALSWADFKKLADQV from the coding sequence ATGAGGACCGGAAAACTGGCCGCGAGCATCACCGCAGGAGTGACGGCCGCCCTCACGGCGCTGTCCGTCGCGGGCTGCTCGAACAGCGGCGGCACCCCGCCCAAGGGGGACGGCGGCAGCGCCTCCGCCGCGCCCACCCCCACCTGGGACCCGGTGCAGGGCCCGCCCCGCACCGTGCCCGCCGTACAGAAGTTCAGCGCGGCCGACGGGCGCGGCTGGCGGCCCGCCAAGACGGCCCGCGTCGTGGTGCCCGCGGGTGAGAAGAGCCCGGTCGCCGACGAGGCCCGGCGATTCGCCCAGGAACTGGGCGGTCTGCGGACGGTCTGGGGCAAACAGACCGTACGGCCCGGAGACGTCGAGCTGCGGCTGTCCGGCGGCGAGGACGCCGCCCGGCGCGAGGACAACGCGCCCGTGTACGACACCGCCGAGGAGGCGTACACCCTCACCGCGCGCGGCACCCGCCTCACCCTCACCGCCCCCACCGACGCCGGGATCTTCAACGCCACCCGCACCGTCCTGCAGTCCGTACGGACCTCCGGCGGCGTCCCGGAAGGCACCGTCGAGGACCGGCCCGACCGGGCCCAGCGCGGCTTCATGCTGGACATCGCGCGCAAGCACTTCGACGTGGGGTGGATCGAGGACCGCATCCGCGACCTGGCCGGCCTCAAGCTCAACCAGCTCCAGCTCCACTTCTCCGACGACCAGGCGTTCCGCATCGAGAGCGAGAAACACCCCGAGATCGTCTCCGAGGACCACCTCACCAAGGACCAGGTGCGCCACCTCGTCGACCTCGCCCGCGGCCTGCACATCACCGTCATCCCGGAGATCGACTCGCCCGGCCACCTGGGCGCCGTACTGAAAGCCCACCCCGACCTCCAACTGCGCTCCGCCGACGGCCGGACCCAGCGCGGCGCGATGGACATCTCCCAGCCCGGCGCCGCCGAGATCGTGGACGACCTGCTGCGCGAGTACGCCCCGCTCTTCCCCGGCAAGCACTGGCACCTGGGCGGCGACGAGTACCGCGCGCTGGCCGACCGGTCCCCGGCCGAGAACTACCCGCAGTTGGCCCGCGCCGCCCGCGACAAGTACGGGGCGGACGCCACGATCGAGGACCTGGCCACCGGCTGGCTCAACGACCGGGACAAGACCGTCCGCGCCGCCGGCGCGAAGCAGGTCGAAGCGTGGAACGACGGCTATTTCCGCAACACGGACGTCGCCCCCGACTCCGGCCGCACCGTCGCCTACTGGACGGGCAAGGAGATCGGCGCCCGCGAACCGGACGAGTACCTGCGCGAGAACCGCAAGGTCGTCAACCTCAACGACGAGTACCTGTACTACGTGCTCGGCGAACCCAACAACATGCCGTACCCCACCGGCGAACGCATCTACACCCAGTGGACCCCCGGAGTGCTGCGCGGCACCAAGCCCGTACCGCAGTCCCAGTCCGGCCCCGACCGGGTGCTCGGCGCGCGCCTGGCGGTGTGGTGCGACCTGGCGGGCGAGCAGACGCAGCAGCAGGTGGCGGACGGCATCCGGCTGCCGCTGCGCGCGCTGGCGCAGAAGGTCTGGGACCGCCGCGATCCGGCCCTTTCCTGGGCGGACTTCAAAAAACTGGCCGACCAGGTCTGA
- a CDS encoding 2-oxo-4-hydroxy-4-carboxy-5-ureidoimidazoline decarboxylase, translating to MQPSDIPAAPPTPLRTARPATPSQKLPPLPSPPPGSAAPARPTGLDRLNGAPADAAEAALLLCCGSRRWARRLVAHRPYPDPEALLAAADEASYDLTAADLDEALAGETVSPQPLVGARGPGTLAAHTALRAAHAEYERQFRHVFVICLDGFRDTELLNVVLTAIHGRLGNEPEEERAVAADELRRIAGGRLARLAASRD from the coding sequence ATGCAGCCCAGCGACATCCCGGCCGCCCCGCCGACACCGCTGCGCACTGCACGGCCCGCCACACCCTCCCAGAAGCTGCCGCCGCTGCCGTCACCGCCTCCCGGCAGCGCCGCCCCGGCCCGGCCGACCGGCCTGGACCGCCTGAACGGCGCTCCGGCGGACGCCGCCGAAGCGGCCCTGCTGCTCTGCTGCGGCAGCCGCCGCTGGGCCCGCCGCCTGGTCGCGCACCGACCGTACCCGGACCCGGAGGCCCTGCTGGCCGCCGCCGACGAGGCGAGCTACGACCTGACCGCGGCCGACCTGGACGAGGCGCTGGCCGGGGAGACCGTCTCGCCGCAGCCGCTCGTCGGCGCGCGCGGCCCGGGCACCCTCGCGGCCCACACCGCGCTGCGCGCCGCGCACGCCGAGTACGAACGCCAGTTCCGGCACGTCTTCGTCATCTGCCTGGACGGCTTCCGCGACACCGAGCTGCTCAACGTGGTGCTGACCGCCATCCACGGCCGGCTCGGCAACGAGCCCGAGGAGGAGCGCGCCGTCGCCGCCGACGAGCTGCGCCGGATCGCGGGCGGGCGGCTCGCCCGGCTCGCCGCCTCCCGGGACTGA
- the sdhC gene encoding succinate dehydrogenase, cytochrome b556 subunit has protein sequence MPAGTLYRGREGMWSWVAHRVTGVLIFFFLFVHVLDTALVRVSPEAYDDVVATYKTPLVNVMEYGLVAAILFHALNGLRVIAVDFWSKGPKYQKQLLWTVVGVWAVLMAGAFYPVLQHTLRTLFGS, from the coding sequence GTGCCGGCTGGAACGCTGTACCGCGGCCGGGAAGGCATGTGGTCCTGGGTGGCTCACCGAGTCACCGGCGTCCTCATTTTCTTCTTCCTGTTCGTGCACGTCCTCGACACCGCACTCGTCCGCGTCTCCCCCGAGGCCTATGACGACGTCGTTGCCACCTACAAGACGCCCCTCGTCAACGTGATGGAGTACGGCCTCGTCGCCGCCATCCTCTTCCACGCGCTCAACGGCCTTCGCGTGATCGCCGTCGACTTCTGGTCCAAGGGACCGAAGTACCAGAAGCAGCTCCTGTGGACCGTTGTCGGCGTATGGGCCGTCCTGATGGCCGGCGCCTTCTACCCGGTGCTGCAGCACACGCTGCGCACCCTGTTCGGGAGCTGA
- a CDS encoding succinate dehydrogenase hydrophobic membrane anchor subunit: MSAETTPAVNDSVSLYDVDNPAPVIEPPRKRTKKTPKSTRTNFEMYGWLFMRLSGIVLVVLVLGHLLLQLVLDGGVSKIGFAFVAGRWASPFWQVWDLVMLWLAMLHGANGLRTVINDYAQRDTTRFWLKMLLYTATVFTVLLGTLVIFTFDPNIR; this comes from the coding sequence ATGTCTGCTGAAACGACTCCTGCTGTGAACGACTCCGTCTCCCTGTACGACGTGGACAACCCGGCTCCCGTGATCGAGCCGCCCCGCAAGCGTACGAAGAAGACGCCCAAGTCGACCCGTACGAATTTCGAGATGTACGGCTGGCTCTTCATGCGCCTGTCCGGCATCGTGCTGGTCGTCCTGGTCCTCGGCCACCTGCTGCTCCAGCTCGTGCTGGACGGCGGCGTCTCCAAGATCGGCTTCGCCTTCGTGGCGGGCCGCTGGGCCTCGCCGTTCTGGCAGGTCTGGGACCTGGTGATGCTGTGGCTGGCGATGCTGCACGGCGCCAACGGCCTGCGCACGGTCATCAACGACTACGCGCAGCGGGACACCACCCGCTTCTGGCTGAAGATGCTCCTGTACACCGCCACGGTGTTCACCGTCCTTCTGGGCACGCTGGTGATCTTCACCTTCGACCCGAACATCCGCTAG